From the genome of Papaver somniferum cultivar HN1 chromosome 2, ASM357369v1, whole genome shotgun sequence, one region includes:
- the LOC113352415 gene encoding uncharacterized protein LOC113352415 produces MTNTLVYITTLMLSKSLLLLKGEANIWYRWKRTRVIVTTWIEFCNLIRARFNPEKFVDARLAISTIEQKGTVHQHISEFEKLLNFVEFPEDYLISCFVRSLKPHIGYVVKLFAPHTLDEAYTKEIHQEEAYAAIRIVLKQPYRPPPFRQPIALPQAQRQHILPSGYRRLSPEEQRERRTKGMCFKYDQPYRPNHVCVNPQLTVLDIEEPTKEITKQAADSISATDIDDSVEDDSPVEVAPTISLNSLMGSPFPTTMRITGSSKAQPITILVDSGSTHNFLSPSFAKQCGYPIHSKDTSLRVTIGDGGHIHTQGTCLHIPIQLQNHMFTIDLHVLDVSGCDVVLGVQWLHKLGHIEWDFEKFVMKFTYSGADIQLLVHNSALTAPLIENPAIRKLMSTFQDVFETPTSLPPAKLHDHRIPLIPDSSPVNVRPYRYPHFQKDEIEKIISELKQAVYSSKMQDHIKHLTLVFEILRKHQLFVKESKCTFAQPSVGYLGHVISSEGVAVEQEKIDSVLFYPIPSTVKSLRGFLGLAGYYRKFVKNFGKICAPLIQLLKKDAFLWTDEATSAFRALQHVLTTTPVLMLPDFTKEFYLECDASGTGLGVV; encoded by the exons ATGACCAATACTTTAGTATATATAACAACTCTGATGCTCTCAAAATCATTGTTGCTTCTCAAAGGAGAGGCTAATATTTGGTATAGATGGAAGAGAACCAGAGTTATTGTGACAACATGGATAGAATTCTGCAATTTAATTCGTGCGCGCTTTAATCCTGAAAAGTTTGTTGATGCTCGCCTAGCCATTAGCACCATTGAGCAAAAAGGTACAGTTCATCAACATATCTCTGAGTTTGAAAAATTACTGAACTTTGTTGAATTTCCAGAAGACTACTTGATCAGCTGTTTTGTTCGTTCCCTTAAACCACATATTGGGTATGTGGTTAAACTTTTTGCACCCCACACTTTGGATGAGGCCTATACTAAGGAAATACATCAGGAGGAAGCCTATGCAGCTATCAGGATTGTCCTAAAACAACCATATCGACCACCTCCTTTTAGACAACCAATTGCTCTTCCACAAGCTCAGCGGCAACATATTTTACCTTCTGGTTATAGGAGATTGTCACCAGAAGAACAAAGAGAAAGAAGAACTAAGGGTATGTGCTTCAAGTATGATCAACCATACAGACCAAATCATGTATGTGTTAATCCTCAATTAACTGTCTTGGATATTGAGGAACCTACAAAAGAAATTACCAAGCAAGCTGCAGACTCTATTTCTGCAACTGATATTGATGATTCAGTAGAGGATGATTCTCCGGTCGAGGTTGCTCCTACTATTTCCCTGAATTCACTCATGGGTTCTCCCTTTCCTACTACAATGCGTATTACAGGTTCCTCTAAAGCTCAACCAATTACAATTCTAGTAGACTCTGGTTCTACTCACAACTTTCTTAGCCCATCATTCGCCAAGCAATGTGGTTATCCTATTCACTCCAAAGATACTTCTCTTCGTGTTACAATAGGTGATGGTGGCCATATACATACTCAAGGGACATGTTTACACATACCAATTCAGCTGCAAAATCACATGTTTACAATTGATTTACATGTCTTGGATGTTAGTGGATGTGATGTTGTTCTAGGGGTCCAATGGTTGCACAAGTTAGGTCATATTGAATGGGATTTTGAAAAATTTGTGATGAAGTTCACATATAGCGGCGCAGATATTCAACTATTGG TACACAATTCTGCATTAACTGCTCCTTTAATTGAAAATCCTGCAATTAGGAAGTTGATGTCTACCTTTCAAGATGTGTTTGAAACACCAACTTCTCTTCCTCCGGCAAAATTACATGATCATCGCATACCATTGATACCAGATTCTTCTCCTGTTAATGTTCGTCCGTATAGATATCCACATTTTCAGAAAGACGAGATTGAAAAGATTATTTCAGAACTCAAGCAAGCAG TTTATAGCTCCAAAATGCAAGATCACATTAAACACTTAACTTTAGTGTTTGAAATCCTTCGCAAGCATCAGCTATTTGTCAAAGAATCCAAGTGCACTTTTGCACAACCATCAGTAGGGTACCTTGGCCATGTTATCTCCTCTGAAGGTGTTGCAGTTGAGCAAGAAAAGATTGATAGTGTACTTTTTTATCCAATACCTTCTACAGTTAAAAGTCTAAGAGGATTTCTTGGATTGGCAGGTTATTACCGaaaatttgtgaagaactttGGTAAAATATGTGCTCCTTTAATACAGCTGTTGAAAAAGGATGCATTCTTATGGACTGATGAAGCTACTTCTGCTTTTCGAGCGTTGCAACATGTATTAACAACTACACCTGTTTTGATGCTTCCTGACTTTACGAAAGAATTTTATCTAGAATGTGATGCATCAGGAACTGGTTTGGGAGTTGTTTAA